One window of the Sciurus carolinensis chromosome 8, mSciCar1.2, whole genome shotgun sequence genome contains the following:
- the Rnf133 gene encoding E3 ubiquitin-protein ligase RNF133 produces the protein MTLLKTGPWQNNTASSWLVKFSFLWLCSQNCCGASAVWTAYMNISFHVGNRMLSELGETGVFGRSSALKRVTGVIVPPEGKTQNACNPNTSFSRSQNSEPWLALIERGGCTFTQKIKVATDKGASGVIIYNFPGTGNQVFPMSHQAFEDTIVVMIGNLKGTEILHLIQKGFHVTAMVAVGRKHIIWMNHYFVSFMIVTTATLAYFIFYHIRRLWVARIQHRRWQRLTTDLKKAFGQLQLRVLKEGDEELNPNGDSCVVCFEPYKPNDTIRILTCKHFFHKNCIDPWILAHGTCPMCKCDILKALGIHVDIEDGTESLQVLMLNEMPETLTPREEETNHEPPPAITSEKVTHVEEYPASPNNASQPNLVLETVHSSP, from the coding sequence ATGACTCTCCTCAAGACTGGCCCTTGGCAAAACAACACTGCATCTTCCTGGCTTgtgaaattcagttttctttggCTGTGTAGTCAGAACTGCTGCGGAGCGAGTGCAGTGTGGACCGCTTACATGAACATATCATTTCACGTTGGGAATCGCATGTTGTCAGAGTTGGGGGAGACTGGAGTATTTGGAAGAAGCTCCGCTTTGAAGAGAGTGACGGGAGTTATAGTGCCACCAGAGGGAAAAACTCAAAATGCATGTAATCCCAATACCAGTTTTAGCAGATCACAGAACTCGGAGCCGTGGCTCGCACTCATTGAACGGGGAGGTTGTACCTTCACACAGAAAATTAAGGTAGCAACCGACAAGGGAGCCAGTGGAGTGATCATCTATAACTTTCCGGGAACTGGCAATCAGGTTTTCCCCATGTCTCATCAGGCATTTGAAGACACCATTGTAGTGATGATTGGTAACTTAAAAGGCACagaaattttgcatttaattCAGAAGGGATTTCATGTTACAGCTATGGTTGCAGTGGGCAGAAAACACATCATCTGGATGAATCACTACTTTGTCTCCTTTATGATTGTCACAACTGCTACTTTAGCGTATTTCATCTTTTATCACATTCGAAGACTTTGGGTAGCAAGGATTCAGCACAGGAGATGGCAGCGATTAACAACAGACCTCAAGAAAGCTTTTGGCCAACTCCAACTTAGGGTATTAAAAGAGGGGGATGAGGAATTAAATCCAAATGGAGATAGCTGTGTAGTTTGTTTTGAACCTTATAAGCCTAATGATACAATTCGTATTCTGACTTGTAAGCACTTTTTCCACAAGAATTGCATTGACCCCTGGATTCTAGCCCATGGCACATGCCCCATGTGCAAATGTGACATTCTTAAAGCTTTGGGGATTCATGTGGATATTGAAGATGGAACAGAATCTCTGCAAGTTCTAATGTTAAATGAAATGCCGGAAACCCTAACACCTAGGGAGGAGGAGACAAATCATGAACCTCCCCCTGCAATAACATCAGAAAAAGTGACCCATGTGGAGGAGTACCCTGCTTCTCCGAACAATGCCAGTCAGCCTAATTTAGTACTGGAAACTGTACATTCCTCGCCTTGA